In the genome of Dermacentor variabilis isolate Ectoservices chromosome 5, ASM5094787v1, whole genome shotgun sequence, one region contains:
- the LOC142582688 gene encoding uncharacterized protein LOC142582688: protein MMSSRRGLFVVFEGCDRTGKSTQVKLLAEALTGMGHKTEAIAFPKRTTATGKLLDAYLGKSANLDDHAVHLLFSANRWQEAETIREAVAQHRTVICDRYAYSGVAFTAAKSLDFTWCQQPDRGLPEPDVVLYMNAPPGVLDAREGFGNERYENAEFQAKVRANYDRLAALDSGSGRWVTIDAARSIEVVHSNILNVVLDVMSKELGGLGKLWCK from the coding sequence ATGATGTCGAGCCGTCGGGGTCTGTTTGTTGTGTTCGAAGGATGTGACCGGACAGGAAAAAGTACTCAAGTCAAGTTGCTAGCGGAGGCTTTGACGGGCATGGGCCACAAGACTGAAGCCATAGCTTTTCCCAAGCGCACTACCGCCACCGGCAAGCTGCTCGACGCTTACCTCGGAAAGAGCGCCAACCTCGACGACCACGCTGTTCACCTGCTGTTCTCCGCGAACCGCTGGCAGGAGGCCGAGACAATACGCGAAGCTGTCGCACAACACAGGACGGTAATTTGTGACCGTTATGCTTATTCTGGCGTCGCATTCACTGCCGCCAAATCTCTCGATTTCACGTGGTGCCAGCAGCCCGACAGGGGACTGCCGGAGCCGGACGTTGTATTGTACATGAATGCACCGCCCGGCGTGTTGGACGCTCGGGAGGGCTTCGGCAATGAACGTTACGAGAACGCCGAGTTTCAAGCCAAAGTACGGGCGAACTACGACCGTTTGGCCGCGCTCGATAGCGGTAGTGGTCGTTGGGTGACCATTGACGCGGCGCGAAGCATTGAGGTAGTTCACAGTAACATCCTCAACGTTGTGCTAGACGTTATGTCTAAAGAACTAGGAGGTCTGGGAAAGCTGTGGTGTAAATAG